The Brienomyrus brachyistius isolate T26 unplaced genomic scaffold, BBRACH_0.4 scaffold153, whole genome shotgun sequence genome includes a region encoding these proteins:
- the LOC125728079 gene encoding volume-regulated anion channel subunit LRRC8C-like: MIPVTEFRQFMEQQPAFRVLKPWWDVFTDYLSVVMLMVGVFACTLQIMQDKIICLPQRVPPPNQTVALSNPSDGTLANSSAPPALAVNEMKGLKTNLDFQQYNFINQICYETALHWYAKYLPYLVLIHTMIFMVCSNFWFKFPGSSSKIEHFISILGKCFDSPWTTRALSEVSGEKPGDKGKTMVTQKFSIHEDVTTDNTEEEESVRSIPEKVVVDKPDAGVLDKKEGEQAKALFEKIKKFRLHVEEGDLLYIMYVRQNVLKVLNFLLIIGYNCVMVSKMEVRVNCTDILEMTGYKNFSCNHTKAHLLFKLTYFYLCLVGVYGFTCLYTLYWLFHRSLKEYSFEYVRQETGIDDIPDVRNDFAFMLHMIDQYDPLYSKRFAVFLSEVSENKLKQLNLNHEWTTEKLRQRLQTNGNNRLELQLFMLSGLPDTIFEVSELQSLKLEIINNVTIPASISQLKELEELALYQCSLSIHSAAISFLRENLKVLHVKFDDSRELPSWVYSLRNLEELHLIGSLSPDISRSITLESLRELKCLKTLHLKSNLSKIPQSVVDASSHLLRLYIHNDGTKLVIFNNLKKMVHLVELELVHCELERIPHAIFSLTNLQELDLKENSLRSIEEILSFQHLRKLTCLKLWYNSISHIPEHIKKLGSLERLYLSHNKIEVLPPQLFLCHKLRYIDLSNNEIRFIPPEIGVLQSLQYFAVSCNKIESLPDELFFCKKLKVLKLGRNLLTVLSPKISYLALLSHLELKGNHLESLPPELGSCPALKRSGLFVEDTLFEMLPSDVREQLGDD; this comes from the coding sequence ATAATGCAAGACAAAATCATCTGCCTTCCACAAAGAGTACCCCCACCAAACCAGACTGTGGCCTTGTCAAATCCCAGTGATGGGACACTGGCCAACTCCAGTGCCCCCCCTGCACTAGCAGTTAATGAAATGAAAGGCCTGAAGACTAACCTCGATTTTCAGCAGTACAACTTCATCAACCAGATATGTTACGAGACGGCACTGCACTGGTACGCCAAGTACCTTCCCTACCTAGTGCTCATACATACCATGATCTTCATGGTTTGCAGCAATTTCTGGTTCAAATTCCCAGGGTCCAGCTCCAAAATAGAACACTTCATTTCCATCTTAGGGAAGTGCTTTGACTCGCCCTGGACCACCAGGGCTTTGTCAGAAGTTTCCGGGGAGAAACCAGGGGACAAGGGTAAAACGATGGTCACGCAGAAGTTCAGCATTCATGAGGATGTGACTACGGACAACACGGAGGAAGAGGAGTCCGTCAGGTCCATACCGGAGAAGGTGGTCGTCGACAAGCCAGATGCTGGAGTCCTGGACAAAAAGGAAGGCGAACAAGCTAAGGCCCTGTTTGAGAAGATCAAGAAGTTCCGTTTGCATGTGGAAGAGGGGGATTTGCTTTACATCATGTACGTTCGCCAGAATGTTCTCAAAGTGCTCAATTTTCTCCTCATCATAGGATACAACTGTGTGATGGTGTCAAAAATGGAGGTCAGAGTAAACTGTACGGATATCCTGGAAATGACTGGTTACAAAAATTTCTCGTGCAATCACACTAAGGCCCATTTGCTCTTCAAGCTAACTTACTTCTATCTGTGCTTGGTGGGCGTCTACGGATTCACTTGTCTTTATACGTTGTACTGGCTCTTCCACCGGTCCCTCAAGGAATACTCTTTTGAGTATGTGCGCCAGGAGACGGGGATCGACGACATTCCCGACGTACGGAACGACTTTGCCTTTATGCTCCACATGATCGATCAGTACGACCCTCTTTACTCGAAGAGGTTCGCCGTGTTTCTGTCAGAAGTCAGCGAGAACAAGCTGAAGCAGCTGAATTTAAATCACGAGTGGACGACGGAAAAATTACGGCAGAGGTTGCAGACCAACGGCAACAACAGGCTGGAGCTGCAGCTCTTCATGCTCTCTGGTCTTCCAGATACTATTTTCGAAGTAAGCGAGCTCCAGTCTTTGAAGCTGGAGATCATAAACAATGTCACCATACCAGCATCGATCTCCCAGCTAAAGGAGCTGGAAGAACTGGCTTTGTACCAGTGCTCCCTCAGCATACACAGTGCTGCTATTTCCTTCCTGAGGGAAAACCTCAAGGTGTTGCATGTCAAGTTTGACGACAGCCGGGAGTTGCCGTCGTGGGTCTATAGTCTGCGCAACCTGGAGGAACTGCACCTCATTGGCTCCCTGAGTCCCGACATCTCCAGGAGCATCACGCTGGAGTCCCTGCGCGAGCTGAAGTGTCTCAAGACCCTCCACCTAAAGAGCAACCTCTCCAAGATCCCCCAATCAGTCGTGGACGCGTCCAGCCACCTCCTCAGGCTCTATATACACAACGACGGCACCAAGCTGGTCATCTTCAACAACTTGAAGAAGATGGTCCATCTGGTGGAACTCGAGCTGGTGCACTGCGAGCTGGAGAGAATTCCCCACGCCATCTTTAGCCTCACTAACTTGCAAGAGCTTGACCTGAAAGAAAACAGCCTCAGGTCCATCGAGGAGATCCTCAGCTTCCAGCACTTGCGGAAGCTCACGTGCCTGAAGCTGTGGTATAACAGCATCAGCCACATCCCTGAGCACATCAAAAAGCTGGGCAGCTTGGAACGCCTTTATCTAAGCCATAATAAGATTGAGGTTCTCCCCCCCCAACTTTTCTTGTGCCATAAGCTGCGATACATCGATCTGTCTAACAACGAGATCCGATTCATTCCCCCGGAGATTGGTGTCCTTCAAAGCCTTCAGTATTTCGCAGTCTCCTGCAACAAGATCGAGAGTCTCCCAGATGAACTGTTCTTCTGCAAAAAATTGAAAGTCCTTAAATTAGGCCGGAACCTGCTGACTGTGCTTTCTCCAAAGATATCATACCTGGCTTTGCTGTCACACTTAGAACTCAAGGGCAATCATTTGGAGAGCTTGCCACCTGAGCTTGGCTCCTGTCCGGCTCTGAAACGCAGTGGCCTTTTCGTGGAAGATACTTTGTTCGAAATGTTGCCTTCTGATGTCAGGGAACAACTCGGGGATGACTGA
- the LOC125728078 gene encoding volume-regulated anion channel subunit LRRC8D-like: MFTLTEVASLNDVQPTYRILKPWWDVFMDYISVVMLMLAIFAGTMQLTKDQVLCLPIHEGDDMTDEQRCSNRITETQSPALKVLGHPQPTGVKTDLDFQQYVFVNQMCYHVALPWYSKYFPYLALIHTIVFMVSSNFWFKYPKTSSKIEHFVSILGRCFESPWTTKALSETACEDSEENKQRRTGQSLPKHISTSSEEDSSSPTTPMLPNTGVKFSGERPVIEVPGMTILDKKDGEQAKALFEKVRKFRTHVEDSDFIYKLYVVQTVIKTVKFIVILSYTSTFVTAIDFCHVCKPQVTHLTGYMKFQCTHNMAFMLYKLLVSYMVLLCIYGLVCLYTLFWLFRRPLKEYSFEKVREESSFSDIPDVKNDFAFLLHMVDQYDQLYSKRFGVFLSEVSENKLREISLNHEWTLEKLRQHVCRNAQDKVELHLFMISGLPDAVFDLTDLEVLKLELIPEVRIKAKISQMTNLRELHFCHCPAKVEQTAFSFLRDNLRCLHVKFTDVAEIPSWVYLLRSLKELYLVGNLHSENNKMIALESLRELRHLKILHLKSNLTKIPTNITDLSPHLMRLVVHNDGTKLVVLNSLKKMLSLAELELQNCDLERIPHAIFSLTNLQELDLKSNSIRTIEEIISFQHLKRLMCLKLWHNKITAIPVSINMVKSLELLYLSHNHLESLPAQLFQLPKLRHLDVGHNSIVVIPIEIGFLQNLQHFAITANKVEVLPKQLFKCVKLRTLCLGQNSISEIPEKIGHLALLTQLELKGNCLDRLPSQLGQCHLLHKNGLSVEDHLFDTLPLEVKETISQESSASFSG, encoded by the coding sequence ATGTTCACCCTCACGGAAGTAGCCTCTCTGAATGACGTCCAGCCAACATACCGGATACTGAAACCATGGTGGGATGTGTTTATGGATTACATTTCTGTGGTCATGCTGATGTTGGCGATATTCGCTGGGACAATGCAGCTAACCAAAGACCAAGTGCTCTGCCTTCCCATTCACGAAGGGGACGACATGACCGATGAGCAGAGATGCAGTAACCGCATCACTGAAACACAGTCCCCTGCCCTCAAAGTCCTCGGTCATCCTCAGCCGACTGGCGTCAAAACGGATCTCGATTTTCAGCAATACGTCTTCGTCAATCAGATGTGCTACCATGTAGCCTTACCGTGGTACTCAAAGTACTTCCCGTATCTTGCTCTCATCCACACCATTGTGTTTATGGTCAGCAGCAACTTTTGGTTCAAATATCCAAAGACCAGTTCAAAGATCGAGCATTTTGTGTCCATTCTGGGGAGATGCTTCGAGTCTCCTTGGACCACGAAGGCATTGTCCGAAACTGCCTGTGAGGACTCTGAAGAGAACAAGCAGAGGCGCACTGGCCAGTCATTACCGAAACACATATCCACAAGCAGTGAGGAGGACAGCTCGAGCCCAACTACACCAATGCTGCCTAACACAGGTGTGAAATTCTCAGGCGAAAGACCTGTGATTGAAGTCCCAGGCATGACCATTCTGGACAAAAAAGATGGCGAACAGGCCAAAGCCCTTTTCGAGAAGGTGAGAAAGTTTCGTACTCACGTCGAGGATAGTGACTTTATCTACAAGCTCTATGTCGTTCAGACAGTCATCAAAACCGTGAAGTTCATTGTGATTTTGAGCTACACTTCCACTTTTGTCACTGCTATTGATTTTTGCCATGTTTGTAAGCCTCAAGTCACCCATCTGACCGGCTATATGAAATTCCAGTGCACGCACAACATGGCGTTTATGCTCTATAAGCTCCTTGTCAGCTACATGGTTCTGCTTTGCATCTATGGCCTTGTGTGCTTGTACACCCTCTTCTGGCTGTTCAGGAGGCCCCTGAAGGAGTACTCTTTTGAGAAAGTCCGAGAAGAAAGCAGCTTCAGCGACATTCCTGATGTGAAAAACGACTTCGCGTTCCTCTTACACATGGTAGACCAATATGATCAGTTGTATTCGAAGCGGTTTGGTGTTTTCCTGTCTGAAGTCAGTGAGAACAAGCTGCGAGAGATCAGTCTAAACCACGAATGGACTCTCGAGAAGCTGCGGCAGCACGTCTGTCGCAATGCCCAGGACAAGGTGGAACTCCATCTCTTCATGATTTCAGGCCTCCCAGATGCAGTCTTTGACCTAACCGATCTGGAGGTACTGAaactggagcttatcccagaagtCAGGATAAAGGCAAAGATTTCCCAGATGACTAATCTCCGGGAGCTGCACTTCTGTCACTGCCCAGCTAAGGTTGAGCAAACAGCCTTCAGCTTCCTCCGAGACAACCTGAGGTGCCTTCATGTCAAGTTTACAGATGTGGCTGAAATTCCAAGTTGGGTTTATTTGCTGAGGAGTCTGAAGGAACTGTATTTGGTTGGAAACCTACATTCTGAGAATAACAAAATGATAGCCCTTGAGTCTCTACGAGAATTGAGGCATCTTAAGATCCTCCATCTTAAGAGTAACCTAACCAAGATCCCAACAAACATTACGGACTTATCGCCACATCTCATGCGACTTGTCGTGCATAACGATGGGACTAAGCTAGTAGTGCTTAACAGCCTGAAGAAGATGCTCAGCTTGGCTGAGCTGGAATTGCAGAATTGTGACCTGGAGAGAATCCCACATGCTATTTTCAGCCTTACCAATCTGCAGGAGCTGGATCTGAAATCCAACAGCATTCGCACCATTGAAGAGATCATCAGTTTCCAGCACCTCAAGAGATTAATGTGCCTCAAATTGTGGCACAACAAGATCACTGCCATTCCAGTGTCCATTAATATGGTGAAGAGTCTGGAGTTGCTCTACCTTTCACACAATCATCTGGAGTCTTTGCCCGCTCAGCTGTTCCAGCTCCCAAAATTAAGGCATCTAGATGTTGGCCACAACTCCATCGTGGTAATCCCAATTGAGATTGGGTTTCTGCAAAACCTGCAGCATTTCGCCATCACTGCCAACAAAGTGGAGGTGCTTCCTAAACAGCTGTTCAAATGCGTGAAGCTGAGGACACTCTGCCTTGGGCAGAATTCCATATCCGAGATCCCAGAAAAAATAGGCCACTTGGCCCTCCTCACGCAGCTGGAGCTGAAGGGAAACTGTTTGGACCGACTCCCATCCCAGCTGGGCCAATGTCACCTTCTCCACAAAAATGGTCTCAGTGTGGAAGACCATCTCTTTGATACCCTGCCTCTAGAAGTCAAAGAGACGATCAGTCAGGAGTCCAGTGCTTCCTTTTCAGGCTGA